In Methylomonas sp. MK1, the following are encoded in one genomic region:
- a CDS encoding sigma-54-dependent Fis family transcriptional regulator, whose protein sequence is MTHKRQRDKPLILMLDDNPVNLEELAGLVDEAGFDVLRAETGEIALVQAVAQLPDLILLDVLMPGMDGFTVCQTLKTIPTTRDIPVLFMTALADTADKLKGFQVGAVDYITKPFQYEEVLARVQTHLTLQKLKLELQEKEQRLSRIFENAMDAILTLDEAGRITLFNAAAEQMFRCKAADNIGRAVDRFLSPELYKTLTNFRNGVPAEQAIWVSEGMSAVRADESTFPIEATISRVEAIGQKLYILILRDINERKARQQAEAECNTLRGINLYLQEEVLASRDGEELIGNSPALHQAMDLVRQVANTDATVLITGETGTGKELIARAIHNLSARKDKTLVKLNCATIPENLAESELFGHEKGSFTGAIARKLGRFELANGGTLFLDEIGELPLEMQAKLLRVLQEGEFERVGGTQTLTCDVRVIAATHRDLAQFSQQGKFRADLYYRLNVFPINLPPLRERKEDVPFLVKHFIDKYAAKFGKKIQSIPERMMADLQSYFWPGNIRELQHIIERAVILTKGSQLAAVDCVNVMGAGAPTAAPIVTLDEAERAHILKALEATSWRIAGNQGAAKILGVPSTTLRSRMEKLGISKPA, encoded by the coding sequence ATGACTCATAAGCGCCAGCGCGATAAACCGTTAATCTTGATGTTGGACGACAATCCGGTCAACTTGGAAGAGTTGGCAGGCTTGGTCGATGAAGCCGGGTTTGACGTGTTGCGCGCGGAAACGGGAGAAATTGCTCTGGTCCAAGCCGTGGCCCAGTTGCCCGACCTGATTTTGCTTGATGTACTGATGCCGGGCATGGACGGCTTTACTGTCTGCCAGACCCTGAAAACTATTCCGACGACGCGCGATATTCCGGTGTTATTCATGACCGCCTTGGCGGATACCGCCGATAAATTAAAAGGTTTTCAAGTCGGGGCGGTCGATTACATCACCAAGCCGTTTCAGTACGAAGAAGTGCTTGCGCGTGTGCAAACCCACCTGACGCTGCAAAAGTTAAAGTTAGAATTGCAAGAAAAAGAGCAGCGCCTGTCGCGGATTTTCGAGAATGCGATGGATGCGATTCTGACGCTGGACGAAGCCGGGCGGATCACCTTATTCAACGCGGCGGCGGAACAGATGTTTCGTTGCAAAGCCGCCGACAACATCGGCCGGGCGGTGGATCGATTTTTGTCGCCCGAACTTTACAAAACCCTAACCAATTTTCGCAACGGCGTGCCGGCGGAGCAGGCGATTTGGGTCTCGGAAGGTATGAGCGCGGTGCGCGCTGACGAGAGTACTTTCCCCATCGAAGCCACCATCTCCCGCGTGGAAGCCATCGGCCAGAAACTGTATATTCTGATCCTGCGCGATATCAACGAACGCAAAGCCAGACAGCAGGCGGAAGCGGAATGCAATACCTTGCGCGGCATTAATCTGTATCTACAAGAAGAAGTCTTGGCCAGCCGCGACGGCGAGGAATTGATCGGTAACTCCCCGGCATTGCATCAAGCCATGGATCTGGTCAGGCAGGTAGCTAATACCGACGCAACAGTGTTGATTACCGGAGAGACCGGTACCGGCAAGGAATTGATCGCCCGGGCGATTCACAATCTCAGTGCCCGCAAAGACAAAACCTTGGTGAAATTGAATTGCGCGACGATCCCGGAAAATCTGGCAGAAAGCGAGTTGTTCGGTCACGAGAAAGGTTCGTTTACCGGGGCGATTGCCCGCAAATTGGGACGTTTCGAACTCGCTAACGGCGGTACCTTGTTTCTGGATGAAATCGGCGAACTGCCGTTGGAGATGCAGGCCAAGTTGTTGCGGGTTTTGCAAGAAGGCGAGTTCGAGCGGGTCGGCGGCACGCAAACCCTGACTTGTGATGTGCGGGTCATCGCCGCTACTCACCGGGATTTGGCGCAGTTTTCGCAGCAGGGTAAATTCCGTGCCGACTTGTATTACCGTCTGAATGTTTTCCCCATCAATTTGCCGCCGCTACGCGAGCGCAAGGAAGACGTGCCGTTTTTGGTGAAGCATTTCATCGACAAGTACGCAGCCAAATTCGGCAAGAAAATCCAATCGATTCCGGAACGGATGATGGCCGATCTGCAAAGCTATTTCTGGCCCGGCAACATTCGCGAGCTGCAACATATCATTGAGCGGGCGGTGATTTTAACCAAGGGCAGTCAACTGGCCGCTGTCGATTGCGTGAATGTGATGGGTGCCGGCGCACCGACCGCTGCACCTATCGTCACGCTGGACGAAGCCGAGCGCGCGCATATTCTGAAAGCTTTGGAAGCGACCTCCTGGCGAATTGCCGGAAATCAGGGGGCGGCGAAGATTTTGGGGGTGCCATCCACGACTTTGCGGTCGCGGATGGAGAAGCTGGGGATTAGTAAACCAGCCTGA
- a CDS encoding hybrid sensor histidine kinase/response regulator: MSRFFHSFNGRMILAVVGIHLLLVPVLLFGIYRVIKPSLEAQFVNYVRSDALLFSNLVTPRLEHSKAGELQGLLGEFLLNGRLAFAEIATERGNIRADIELNAQQQFQEDFFFGEHDDDIYFLAVPILNPEDGSLAMLRLGYDERQIQRDIATIYQRSAYFVAVYMGLTLLVVGLFGRKLVMPLERLRDEAEQIAAGNHTGQFNSGTKITEVAALAEHLEKMRQALLSARDAALQAAGAKSEFLANMSHEIRTPMNGIIGMIGLALRTELTPQQREFLGMANSSADALLRIVNDILDFSKIEARKLELDHAPFKVRESLGDTLKLLAGHAHEKDLELMLRIDPETPDDLLGDVGRLNQVIINLVGNAIKFTQHGEIVVQVKPESVDENKVCLQIAVSDTGIGISPDKQQLIFEAFAQIDASSTRKFGGTGLGLSISSRLVELMGGHLSLESEEHKGSTFFFTAVFDRHTKSELDAPFQPLIDVKNLPVLIVDDNAINLRVFSEILNHWGMRPTTVDSGEAAIAALRNMAETGEAYALILLDAMMPIMDGFMVAQAIREDQRFEPVTIMMLSSADRPDDCERCHDLGINLYVRKPVKHSELWNAIQSALGKSAKASEASLTVLAEPPRKLRILLAEDNPVNQYMAVVLLEERGHTVKVANNGREVLDILATDTLFDLILMDVQMPVMDGFQATEAIRAGERETGKHMRIIAMTAHALKGDKERCLAVGMDDYIAKPVQEQDLLAMVECWNMAGAEQTDNNSVASALLAEPALDWQQALNRVRGRQQMLCKMMTLFQEQSAPLLNDMADAIQRQDADLLRLSAHTLKSSANSIGAFPFGKIAQQLETMGHEAAFADAAASYELLQQAGIRLEPAIQDYLHEFQE, from the coding sequence ATGAGTCGATTTTTTCATAGTTTTAACGGCCGAATGATTCTGGCTGTTGTCGGCATTCATTTACTGCTGGTGCCGGTGTTGTTGTTCGGCATTTATCGGGTGATTAAACCCAGTTTGGAAGCGCAGTTTGTCAATTACGTCCGCTCCGATGCCTTGCTGTTCAGTAATCTGGTTACGCCGAGGCTGGAGCATAGCAAGGCCGGCGAATTGCAAGGCTTGTTAGGCGAATTTCTGTTAAATGGCCGTTTGGCGTTTGCGGAAATCGCCACCGAGCGCGGCAATATTCGCGCCGACATCGAACTGAACGCTCAGCAGCAATTTCAGGAAGATTTTTTCTTCGGCGAGCACGACGACGATATTTATTTTCTGGCCGTACCGATTCTGAATCCGGAAGACGGCTCGCTGGCGATGTTAAGGCTGGGCTACGACGAACGGCAGATTCAACGCGACATCGCCACCATCTACCAGCGTAGCGCCTATTTTGTCGCGGTTTACATGGGCTTGACGCTGTTGGTGGTTGGGCTGTTCGGGCGCAAATTGGTTATGCCGCTGGAACGCTTGCGCGACGAAGCCGAACAAATCGCTGCCGGCAATCACACCGGGCAATTTAATTCCGGCACCAAGATTACCGAAGTGGCGGCGTTGGCCGAGCATTTGGAAAAAATGCGCCAAGCCTTGCTTTCCGCCCGCGACGCGGCGTTGCAGGCAGCCGGTGCGAAGAGCGAGTTTCTGGCGAATATGAGCCACGAAATCCGCACGCCGATGAACGGCATCATCGGCATGATAGGCTTGGCCTTGCGCACCGAACTCACCCCGCAGCAGCGCGAGTTTCTGGGGATGGCGAACAGCTCGGCGGATGCTTTGCTGCGCATAGTCAACGATATTTTGGATTTCTCCAAGATCGAGGCCCGTAAACTCGAACTCGATCATGCGCCGTTTAAAGTTCGTGAAAGCCTTGGTGACACCTTAAAACTACTGGCCGGACACGCCCACGAAAAAGACCTGGAACTGATGCTGCGTATCGATCCGGAAACTCCGGACGATTTACTTGGCGATGTCGGTCGCTTGAATCAAGTCATTATCAATTTGGTCGGCAATGCCATCAAATTTACCCAGCACGGCGAAATCGTGGTGCAAGTCAAACCTGAGTCGGTCGATGAAAACAAAGTCTGTCTGCAAATAGCCGTCAGCGATACGGGCATTGGCATTTCCCCCGATAAACAGCAGCTAATTTTCGAAGCCTTTGCGCAAATAGACGCTTCGTCCACCCGAAAATTCGGCGGCACCGGCTTGGGTTTGTCGATTTCTTCGCGCCTGGTCGAGTTGATGGGTGGGCACTTATCGTTGGAAAGCGAGGAACATAAAGGCAGCACTTTTTTCTTTACCGCCGTGTTTGACCGGCACACTAAAAGTGAGCTGGATGCGCCTTTTCAACCCCTGATAGACGTCAAAAACCTGCCGGTGTTGATCGTGGACGACAATGCCATCAATTTACGCGTATTCTCGGAAATCTTGAATCATTGGGGGATGCGGCCGACTACCGTCGATAGTGGCGAGGCCGCCATCGCCGCATTGCGGAATATGGCGGAAACCGGGGAAGCCTATGCCTTGATTTTGCTCGATGCGATGATGCCGATCATGGACGGTTTTATGGTGGCGCAAGCCATCAGAGAGGATCAACGCTTCGAGCCGGTGACCATCATGATGTTGTCGTCTGCCGACCGTCCGGACGATTGCGAACGTTGCCACGATTTGGGCATTAATCTGTACGTGCGTAAACCGGTCAAGCATTCGGAATTGTGGAATGCCATTCAATCGGCGTTGGGTAAATCCGCCAAAGCCTCTGAAGCCTCGCTCACAGTATTGGCCGAGCCGCCTCGTAAATTAAGAATTTTGTTGGCGGAAGATAATCCGGTTAACCAATACATGGCGGTGGTGTTGCTGGAAGAGCGCGGCCATACCGTCAAGGTGGCAAACAACGGCCGGGAAGTGCTGGATATATTGGCTACCGATACTTTGTTCGATCTGATCTTAATGGACGTCCAAATGCCGGTAATGGATGGTTTTCAGGCTACCGAAGCGATTCGGGCCGGCGAGCGCGAGACTGGTAAACATATGCGGATTATCGCGATGACCGCACACGCCCTGAAAGGTGATAAGGAACGCTGTTTGGCCGTTGGCATGGACGATTACATCGCCAAACCGGTGCAGGAGCAGGATTTGTTGGCAATGGTGGAGTGCTGGAATATGGCGGGAGCAGAACAAACGGATAACAACAGCGTGGCGTCGGCGCTCTTGGCCGAGCCGGCACTGGATTGGCAACAAGCCTTAAACCGGGTGCGCGGCAGACAGCAGATGTTGTGCAAAATGATGACTTTATTCCAGGAACAGTCGGCGCCGCTTCTGAATGACATGGCCGATGCGATACAGCGCCAGGATGCTGATTTATTGAGGCTATCCGCGCATACGCTAAAAAGCTCGGCCAACAGCATCGGCGCCTTCCCGTTCGGCAAGATCGCCCAGCAACTGGAGACGATGGGCCACGAGGCTGCCTTCGCTGATGCGGCCGCCAGTTACGAGTTACTGCAACAAGCCGGCATCCGGCTGGAGCCGGCTATTCAGGACTATTTGCACGAGTTTCAGGAATAA
- the dusA gene encoding tRNA dihydrouridine(20/20a) synthase DusA gives MTADRDHIRPKADKNLDCRFSVAPMLDWTDRHCRYFHRTLSRHALLYTEMVTTGAILHGNRDRHLQFNAAEHPLALQLGGSNPTDLAECAKIAADYGYDEINLNVGCPSDRVQNGRFGACLMAEPELVAECVAAMRQAVSMPVTVKSRIGIDDRDSYDELTHFIKTVAAAGCETFIVHARKAWLSGLSPKQNRDVPPLRYDVVFQLKQDFSMLKIVINGGIESLDSSLDLLTQVDGVMLGREVYHNPYLLAEVDRRLFNDEHPIQSRQETVLAMLPYIEQQLQQGVRLHCIARHMLGLFHGVDGARAWRRHLSENATRFGAGSQVILDALEFTV, from the coding sequence ATGACCGCTGACCGCGACCATATCCGGCCCAAAGCTGACAAAAACCTAGACTGCCGATTCTCTGTAGCCCCCATGCTGGATTGGACTGACCGACATTGTCGGTATTTCCATCGAACCTTATCCCGACACGCCTTGCTGTACACCGAAATGGTCACCACCGGCGCCATATTACATGGCAACCGCGACCGGCATTTGCAGTTTAATGCAGCCGAACATCCGCTAGCTTTACAACTGGGCGGCAGCAATCCAACGGATTTAGCGGAATGCGCAAAAATTGCCGCCGACTATGGTTACGACGAGATCAATTTAAACGTCGGCTGCCCCAGCGACCGGGTGCAAAATGGCCGCTTCGGCGCCTGCTTGATGGCCGAACCCGAATTGGTCGCAGAGTGCGTGGCAGCGATGCGCCAAGCGGTATCGATGCCGGTGACTGTGAAGTCGCGGATCGGTATCGATGATCGCGATTCCTACGACGAACTTACACATTTCATAAAGACTGTGGCGGCGGCCGGTTGCGAGACGTTTATCGTCCATGCCCGCAAAGCCTGGTTGTCCGGCCTGTCGCCCAAACAGAATCGTGACGTGCCGCCGCTGCGTTATGACGTGGTGTTTCAGTTGAAGCAAGATTTCTCAATGCTAAAGATCGTCATCAATGGCGGCATCGAATCCTTGGATAGCTCGCTGGATTTATTGACGCAAGTCGACGGCGTCATGCTGGGCCGGGAGGTGTATCACAATCCCTATTTATTGGCGGAAGTAGACCGGCGCTTGTTTAACGACGAGCATCCTATCCAGTCGCGGCAAGAGACGGTATTGGCAATGCTGCCTTACATAGAGCAGCAATTGCAACAAGGCGTGAGACTGCATTGCATTGCCCGGCATATGTTGGGTCTGTTTCATGGTGTCGATGGTGCGCGGGCCTGGCGCCGCCATCTCAGCGAAAACGCCACCCGTTTTGGAGCCGGCAGTCAGGTGATTTTGGACGCCTTAGAATTTACAGTTTGA
- the folE gene encoding GTP cyclohydrolase I FolE, with translation MEEYFSKIIQAIGEDVNREGLRDTPKRAAKAFKFLNNGYEKTLEEVLNGAIFQADTEDMVIVKDIELYSLCEHHLLPFIGKCHIGYLPKGKVLGLSKLARIVDMYGRRLQIQEQLTRQIAKAVETAIDARGVAVVIEAKHLCMMMRGVEKQNSVMTTSVMLGIFREEISTRSEFLNLINRK, from the coding sequence ATGGAAGAATATTTCTCCAAAATCATTCAAGCGATAGGCGAAGACGTGAATCGGGAAGGTTTGCGGGACACGCCGAAACGGGCCGCAAAAGCCTTTAAATTCCTGAATAACGGTTACGAAAAAACCCTGGAAGAGGTATTGAACGGCGCGATATTTCAAGCCGACACCGAAGACATGGTGATCGTGAAAGACATCGAGCTTTACTCCTTATGCGAGCATCATCTATTACCGTTCATCGGTAAATGCCACATCGGCTACCTGCCGAAAGGCAAAGTCTTGGGCTTGTCCAAGTTGGCACGGATCGTCGATATGTACGGTCGCCGCCTGCAAATCCAGGAACAATTGACTCGGCAAATCGCCAAGGCGGTAGAAACAGCCATCGACGCCCGCGGCGTGGCAGTGGTCATCGAAGCTAAACATTTGTGCATGATGATGCGCGGCGTGGAAAAACAAAACTCGGTGATGACCACATCGGTCATGTTGGGCATCTTCAGGGAAGAAATCAGCACCCGCTCCGAATTCCTGAACCTGATCAACCGTAAATAA
- the hemH gene encoding ferrochelatase, with the protein MTETGTKKTGVLLVNLGSPASPKTGDVRRFLREFLGDPRVVNLPRPLWWLILNLFVLPFRPKKSAHAYQSIWTEQGSPLIVFTEKLTAKLQGFTGVDGAHLSIDCAMRYGKPALREKLQNFQKQGVHEIVILPLYPQYSSTTTASIFDVVAEEFVSWRHMPGLHFISDFHQHPSYIEALAQSVRQHWQANGQAELLLLSFHGLPAKLTEWGDPYFYQCQTTGRLLAEQLGLNDRQWKLVFQSRFGKAEWLKPYCVEVLQELPQQGIKNVDVICPGFSVDCLETLEEIAIANQEIFLEAGGETYRYIPCLNDSDAHVEVMLDLIKTVH; encoded by the coding sequence ATGACCGAAACCGGCACAAAAAAGACCGGAGTATTGCTGGTCAATCTGGGCTCGCCCGCCTCCCCTAAAACCGGCGATGTGCGCCGCTTCCTGCGCGAATTTCTCGGCGACCCGCGCGTAGTCAATCTGCCCAGACCCTTATGGTGGCTGATTCTGAATCTGTTCGTGCTGCCGTTTCGCCCTAAAAAATCGGCGCATGCCTATCAATCGATTTGGACCGAGCAAGGCTCGCCCTTGATCGTATTCACCGAAAAGCTGACCGCCAAGTTGCAAGGTTTCACCGGTGTAGATGGCGCCCATTTAAGCATCGATTGCGCGATGCGCTACGGCAAGCCGGCCTTGCGGGAAAAACTGCAAAACTTTCAGAAACAAGGTGTCCACGAGATCGTCATTCTGCCCTTGTATCCGCAGTATTCCTCCACCACCACCGCCTCGATTTTCGACGTGGTGGCCGAGGAGTTTGTCAGTTGGCGGCACATGCCTGGCCTGCATTTCATCAGCGACTTCCATCAACACCCCAGTTATATCGAAGCCTTGGCGCAATCAGTACGTCAGCATTGGCAGGCTAATGGTCAGGCCGAATTGTTGCTACTGTCATTTCACGGCTTGCCTGCCAAGCTGACCGAATGGGGCGACCCGTATTTCTATCAGTGCCAAACCACGGGTCGCCTGCTCGCCGAGCAATTGGGACTCAACGACCGACAATGGAAACTGGTGTTTCAATCACGCTTCGGCAAAGCGGAATGGCTGAAGCCCTATTGCGTGGAAGTGTTGCAGGAATTGCCGCAACAAGGCATCAAGAACGTGGACGTGATTTGTCCGGGATTCTCGGTAGACTGTCTGGAAACACTGGAAGAGATAGCCATCGCCAACCAAGAAATTTTTCTGGAAGCCGGCGGTGAGACATATCGCTACATTCCGTGTTTAAACGACAGCGACGCTCATGTCGAGGTGATGCTTGATTTAATCAAAACCGTGCACTAA
- a CDS encoding MutS-related protein, with product MQQNILQSWNDEWPAVRASQPLPTGEGVIDQGAFNTIEVDELFDYVNYASTTAGKTVLYRSLSQPLNDLDAIAAKQVAVREIQDNPDVRANVENIIANAASAENRLYLLLFGEFLGGFGTAREDHQIEGYGYKQYVRGVRVVLNLVGAIYNSGKPQSPYLQSVFEKIGNFSHSNEYSLMVGPVYNSEKGLQSKEERKNSFSPATIFRPTLFKPMLIGLLIAAIWGLMQIFPTDMFQVTRDGLSVASVFFLPLALAYIPVIGGYDRDNCIIPLRNIYRNSQALGDMLDGLGQLDELLAFIKYAEDYGSEMVLPEMNASERHNIKLVAAKNPVLGQKNPDYVGNDFSMDEERLVCVTGPNSGGKTAFCKTVTQIQLLAQIGCFVPAQAASLSVADRIFYQCPEISHLDDGEGRFGTELKRTRDIFLASTAKSLVVLDEMAEGTTFEEKMQSSIDVLDGFYRKGNSTILITHNHQLVDEFVKRKIAVPKQVEFADDLPTFKLIAGISRVSHADRVAKKIGFSKQDIDNYLAKS from the coding sequence ATGCAACAAAACATCTTGCAAAGCTGGAATGACGAATGGCCGGCAGTGCGCGCCAGCCAACCCTTACCTACCGGTGAAGGCGTGATCGATCAGGGTGCGTTTAACACCATAGAAGTGGACGAGCTATTCGATTACGTCAACTACGCCAGCACTACAGCCGGTAAAACCGTGCTGTATCGCTCGCTAAGCCAACCCTTGAACGATCTGGATGCGATAGCCGCCAAACAAGTAGCGGTGCGGGAAATTCAAGACAATCCAGATGTGCGCGCCAACGTCGAAAATATTATCGCCAACGCTGCCTCAGCGGAAAACCGGCTTTATTTATTGTTATTCGGCGAATTTCTCGGTGGTTTCGGCACAGCTCGCGAAGACCATCAAATCGAAGGTTACGGCTATAAACAATATGTACGCGGCGTGCGCGTGGTCTTGAATCTGGTCGGCGCTATCTACAACTCCGGCAAGCCGCAAAGCCCTTATTTGCAAAGCGTCTTCGAGAAAATCGGCAACTTTTCCCACAGCAACGAATACTCGCTGATGGTCGGCCCGGTCTATAACAGCGAGAAAGGCCTGCAAAGCAAGGAAGAACGCAAAAACTCGTTCTCGCCGGCGACTATCTTCCGCCCCACTCTGTTCAAACCGATGTTAATCGGTTTGTTGATCGCCGCCATTTGGGGCTTGATGCAGATTTTCCCGACAGATATGTTTCAGGTCACCCGCGACGGCTTGTCCGTGGCTTCGGTGTTTTTTCTGCCTTTGGCCTTGGCTTATATTCCGGTAATCGGCGGTTACGATCGGGACAACTGCATCATTCCCTTACGCAACATCTATCGAAATTCACAGGCGCTCGGCGACATGTTGGATGGCCTGGGCCAACTCGACGAATTGCTGGCCTTTATCAAATACGCCGAAGATTATGGTAGCGAGATGGTGCTGCCGGAAATGAATGCCAGCGAACGTCACAATATAAAATTAGTCGCGGCGAAGAACCCGGTACTGGGCCAGAAAAACCCAGATTATGTCGGCAACGATTTCAGCATGGACGAGGAGCGCCTGGTGTGCGTGACCGGTCCCAATAGCGGCGGTAAAACCGCATTTTGCAAAACCGTCACGCAAATCCAATTGTTGGCGCAGATTGGCTGTTTCGTGCCGGCCCAAGCTGCCAGCTTGAGCGTCGCCGACCGGATTTTCTATCAGTGCCCAGAGATTAGTCACCTCGACGACGGCGAAGGCCGTTTCGGCACAGAATTGAAACGCACTCGCGATATTTTTCTGGCCAGCACCGCAAAAAGCTTGGTGGTGCTTGACGAAATGGCGGAAGGCACTACCTTTGAAGAGAAGATGCAGTCGTCTATCGACGTGCTGGACGGTTTTTACCGCAAAGGCAACAGCACCATTTTAATCACCCATAACCATCAACTGGTGGACGAGTTTGTGAAAAGAAAAATCGCAGTCCCCAAACAGGTGGAATTTGCCGACGACTTGCCGACTTTTAAATTGATCGCTGGCATTTCCCGGGTCAGTCACGCCGACCGTGTGGCG